The following coding sequences are from one Pirellulales bacterium window:
- a CDS encoding amidohydrolase family protein: MVGSFWRAGRAAVLLCALASGVRAQSPTTRPPSGLRDHTPSAHALVNARIVMAPGRVIEGGTLIVRDGLIVDVGEAIDCPEDCRRWDLAGKTIYPGLIDAYSEVTIPDSAEVRGPGYWNTQITPQLRAEEHYQPDDGVNAKLRGQGITQRLIVPNRGVIRGTSAVVTTGDDPPARSVVRQQVALHVEPTLRPGRSRDGYPTSPMGALTLVRQAFYDADWHARAWDAHRAKSNVPRPEQNVALEALAEHQRLRRPVVFEAQDELYFLRADRLAAEFGLSAIIRGSGQEYRRIDAIAATGLPVIVPVTFPKAPNVSTPEGALAASLEDLLDWDIAPENPARLEKAGVRFALSAQGLKDTGEFLDAVRKAVERGLSANAALAALTTTPAELLGIADRAGTLERGKAAHLVIADGDLWNKKTKIIATWVDGRRYEAPTTPRFDLRGTWEVSVTRADGKAESLVLELTGEPSKLKGQLRRPVAPQADAADANPDKKPEQADDDKLDDKGKDEKVDSDKDNETDKKSDKKNGDLTRPKLSDSLFTAALDGESLQWPGIVQLSATVLTPRAEENKAVPPLEMLGRVIWADGAQTAWSARQTKRESDSDTPADKPDAKATDNDTVAEGDGTDRAKPDEPPKYKKEALFAVNYPLGAFGIAGPPEQPKQVLFKDATVWTCGPEGTLERASVLIAGGKIAAIGANIAPPEGAVVIDCAGRHLSPGIIDCHSHIATDGGVNESGQAITAEVRIGDFIDSNDVNIYRQLAGGVTTANILHGSANPIGGQNQVIKMRWGGLPEEMKLNEAPAGIKFALGENVKQSNWGERYTSRYPQTRMGVEQLIRDEFHAARAYRHAQLMWRRNAEGLPPRHDLELEAVAEIIEGKRLIHCHSYRQDEILAFMRVCEEFGVRIATLQHILEGYKLADVMKAHGAGGSSFSDWWAYKFEVYDAIPYNGALMHQAGVLVSFNSDDAELARRLNLEAAKAVKYGDIPPIEAIKFVTINPAKQLGIDRHVGSIELGKSADLALWSGPPLSVYSRCEETWVDGRKYFDRAADLARRDQIRKMRADLVQKILLSKAELAEPGEERSASRTWWPREDIYCGHHGHTVDDHIHGF; the protein is encoded by the coding sequence ATGGTTGGTAGTTTCTGGCGCGCTGGCCGCGCCGCGGTTTTGTTGTGCGCGCTGGCGAGCGGTGTGCGCGCCCAGTCTCCGACCACGCGGCCCCCCAGCGGCCTGCGCGATCACACGCCCAGTGCGCACGCGCTGGTGAACGCGCGGATTGTGATGGCGCCGGGACGTGTCATCGAGGGAGGCACGTTGATTGTGCGCGACGGGTTGATTGTGGATGTCGGCGAAGCAATCGATTGTCCGGAAGATTGCCGTCGCTGGGATCTGGCGGGCAAGACGATCTACCCTGGTCTGATCGACGCCTATAGCGAAGTGACCATACCCGATAGCGCCGAGGTTCGCGGCCCCGGTTATTGGAATACGCAGATCACGCCGCAGTTGCGCGCCGAGGAGCATTACCAGCCAGACGATGGCGTGAACGCGAAACTCCGCGGCCAGGGAATCACGCAGCGGCTGATTGTGCCCAATCGGGGCGTCATCCGCGGGACGAGCGCCGTGGTGACGACCGGCGACGATCCGCCGGCCCGCTCTGTCGTGCGTCAGCAGGTGGCGCTGCACGTTGAGCCGACCTTGAGGCCAGGACGCTCGCGCGACGGTTACCCCACCTCGCCGATGGGCGCGCTGACCTTGGTGCGACAGGCGTTTTACGACGCCGATTGGCATGCTCGGGCCTGGGACGCGCATCGTGCCAAGAGCAACGTGCCGCGGCCCGAGCAAAATGTGGCGCTCGAAGCGCTTGCCGAGCACCAGCGCCTGCGCCGACCGGTTGTGTTCGAGGCTCAGGACGAACTTTATTTCTTGCGCGCCGATCGACTTGCCGCCGAGTTCGGACTGAGCGCGATTATTCGCGGTTCGGGACAAGAGTATCGCCGGATCGACGCCATCGCGGCCACGGGGTTGCCCGTGATCGTGCCGGTGACTTTTCCCAAGGCCCCGAACGTGAGCACGCCCGAGGGAGCGCTAGCGGCGTCGCTCGAAGATTTGCTCGATTGGGATATTGCCCCGGAGAATCCCGCCCGACTGGAAAAAGCCGGCGTCCGGTTCGCGCTCTCGGCGCAGGGTCTCAAGGACACCGGGGAGTTTTTGGACGCGGTGCGAAAAGCGGTCGAACGCGGTCTGTCGGCTAACGCCGCGCTGGCCGCGTTGACTACCACGCCGGCCGAGCTTTTGGGCATCGCCGATCGCGCGGGCACGCTAGAGCGCGGCAAGGCGGCGCATCTGGTGATCGCCGACGGCGACCTGTGGAACAAGAAAACGAAGATCATCGCCACCTGGGTCGACGGTCGCCGTTATGAGGCGCCGACCACGCCGCGCTTCGATTTGCGCGGCACGTGGGAAGTGAGCGTCACGCGGGCCGATGGCAAGGCGGAGTCGCTGGTGCTGGAGTTAACGGGCGAACCCTCCAAGCTGAAGGGACAACTGCGCCGGCCCGTTGCGCCGCAAGCCGACGCGGCTGATGCCAATCCGGATAAGAAGCCCGAGCAAGCGGATGACGACAAGCTGGACGACAAGGGCAAGGACGAAAAAGTCGACAGCGACAAGGACAATGAAACCGACAAGAAGTCCGACAAGAAAAACGGCGACCTGACGCGTCCCAAATTGAGTGATTCCTTGTTCACTGCCGCATTGGACGGTGAATCGCTCCAGTGGCCGGGCATCGTGCAATTGAGCGCGACGGTGCTAACGCCACGGGCCGAGGAGAACAAAGCTGTCCCGCCGCTGGAGATGCTGGGCCGCGTGATTTGGGCCGATGGCGCGCAGACCGCCTGGTCGGCGCGACAAACAAAGCGCGAGTCCGACAGCGATACGCCGGCCGACAAGCCAGATGCGAAGGCAACTGACAACGATACCGTGGCGGAAGGGGATGGAACGGATAGGGCCAAGCCCGACGAACCGCCCAAATACAAGAAAGAGGCGCTCTTTGCGGTTAATTACCCGCTGGGGGCTTTTGGCATAGCAGGGCCACCGGAGCAGCCAAAGCAAGTGCTGTTCAAGGACGCCACCGTGTGGACCTGTGGGCCGGAGGGGACGCTCGAAAGGGCATCGGTGTTGATCGCTGGCGGCAAGATTGCCGCCATTGGCGCCAACATCGCTCCGCCCGAAGGCGCCGTCGTCATCGACTGCGCCGGCCGACACCTTTCGCCCGGCATCATCGATTGCCACTCGCACATTGCCACTGATGGCGGCGTGAACGAGAGCGGGCAGGCGATCACCGCCGAAGTCCGCATTGGCGACTTCATCGACTCGAACGACGTGAACATCTACCGGCAACTGGCCGGCGGCGTGACCACGGCGAACATCTTGCACGGTTCGGCGAATCCGATTGGCGGCCAGAATCAGGTGATCAAGATGCGCTGGGGCGGGCTGCCCGAAGAGATGAAGTTAAATGAGGCGCCCGCGGGCATTAAGTTCGCGCTGGGCGAAAACGTCAAGCAGTCGAACTGGGGCGAGCGCTATACCAGCCGCTATCCGCAAACGCGGATGGGGGTCGAACAGCTTATTCGCGACGAGTTCCACGCCGCCCGCGCGTATCGGCACGCGCAGCTAATGTGGCGGCGGAACGCGGAGGGGTTGCCGCCGCGGCACGATCTGGAACTGGAGGCGGTGGCCGAGATCATCGAAGGCAAGCGCCTGATCCATTGCCACTCGTACCGGCAAGACGAGATTTTGGCGTTCATGCGAGTGTGCGAGGAGTTTGGCGTGCGCATCGCCACGCTCCAACATATTTTGGAAGGGTACAAGCTAGCCGACGTGATGAAGGCGCACGGCGCTGGTGGCTCGTCGTTCTCCGACTGGTGGGCCTACAAATTCGAGGTGTACGACGCTATTCCGTACAACGGGGCGCTGATGCATCAGGCTGGCGTGTTGGTCTCGTTCAACTCCGACGACGCCGAGTTGGCGCGCCGGCTGAACCTGGAGGCGGCCAAGGCAGTGAAGTACGGCGATATTCCTCCGATCGAGGCGATCAAGTTCGTCACCATCAATCCGGCCAAGCAACTAGGCATCGATCGGCATGTCGGCTCGATCGAGCTTGGCAAGAGCGCTGACTTGGCGCTGTGGAGCGGTCCGCCGCTCTCGGTTTACTCGCGCTGCGAAGAGACGTGGGTCGATGGCCGCAAATACTTCGACCGCGCGGCCGACCTGGCCCGCCGCGACCAGATTCGCAAGATGCGGGCTGATCTGGTGCAAAAAATCTTGCTCAGCAAGGCCGAGTTGGCGGAGCCGGGCGAGGAGCGTTCCGCCAGTCG